The Faecalibacterium sp. I3-3-89 sequence GATGTACATCACTGTCACCATGAAGGAAGTGGACGAGCTGGCAGCCTGCGGCGTGGACATCCTCGCCGTGCAGGGCACGGGTGCGCTGCGCCCCGACGGCTCTACCTCGGCCCAGTTCATCCGTGCCATCAAGGAAAAATACCCCGACCAGCTGGTGATGGCCGACTGCGACAACTTCGAGAATGCCATGCTCTGCGCGGAAGCCGGGGCTGACTTTGTGGGCACGACCATGCGCGGCTATACGCCCGAGACCAAGGGCATCAATGACATTGATTTTGACTTTGTCCACAAGCTGGCCGCAGAGTGCCCGGCAAAGATCATCGCCGAGGGCCACATCCACTACCCGGAACAGGCCGTCAAGGCGCTGGAGGCCGGTGCGTTCGCCCTCGTCGTCGGCGGTGCCATCACCCGCCCGGCTGAGATCACGGCCCGCTTTACCGGGGCTATCAACGCCATGCAAAAATAAAAATGATACGGAGATACGACTATGAAACAGTATCTTGCCATCGACATCGGCGGCACCAGCGTCAAGCTTGGCATCGTAGATGAAGAGGGCCGCGTCCTTGCCAAGGCGGAGCAGAGCGTCTGTTTCGACTACTATGAGACACCCATCCTCACGACGGTGCTTTCGGCCTCCGAACAGTTCCTGAAGGAGCAGGACGTCAGGCCGCAGAGCCTTGCGGGCATCGGCGTCTCGGCCACGGGCCAGATCGACACCCACACGGGCACGGTCGTGGGCACTTGCGGCAGCCTGCCCAACTACATCGGAAGCCCCATCAAGGCCGAGCTGGAAGCGAAATTCGGCCTGCCCGTTACCGTCGCCAACGACGCCAACTGCATGACGCTGGGCGAAGTCTGGGTCGGCGGGGCGAAAGGCTATACGGACGTCATCGGTGTCACGCTGGGCACCGGCGTGGGCGGCGGCATCCTGACCGGCGGACGGCTGTTGGAAGGTGCCCGGGGCCTCGGCGGTGAGCTGGGCCATTACCGTACCCATGCGCTGGACGGCGTCCTCTGCACCTGCGGTGCATCGGGCTGCTGGGAGCGGTATGCCGCCACTACGGCCCTCGTGCGTGCTGCGCAGCCCCGCAATCATAAGTGGAGAGATGGCCGTGCCATCTTCGAATCGGCCCATGCGGGCGACCCCATCATCCTCGCCCTTCTCGAGGACTGGACGGACGAGATCGTGCAGGGCCTTGCGGGGTTGGTGCACATCTTCAACCCGCAGCTCATCCTCATCGGCGGCGGAGTCAGCGCTCAGCAGGAGCTGCTCATCGAACCCATCGCCAGAAAGGTGAGGGCTTCCATCATGCCCGCCTTTGCAGAGGGACTGGAGATCCGCGCCGCCCAGCTTCACAACGACGCCGGCATGGTGGGCGCAGTCTACTACTTCCGCCAGTCACGGGGCGAAAACTGAAAAGGGGGATGGAACGATGAAAAAGCATATCCTTTGTCTGGGAGACTCCAACACTCACGGCTATTGCGCCGACCCGGCAGACTGCGCCGACCACGGCATCCGCTTCAACGAGGATGAGCGCTGGACCTGTCGGCTGCAAACAGCGCTGGGCAGCGAGTATCTTGTAACGGAAGAGGGCCTTTCGGGCCGGACGACGGTTTTCGTGGACCCCATCCATGAGTCGATGGACGCTTTGAGCGTGGCCTATGCGCTCCTCAAGAGCCACGAGGTCATCGACCTGCTCATCATTATGCTGGGCACCAATGACGTCAAGGAGCGGTTCAACGCCAACGCCGCCTGCATCGGTGCAGGGATGGAGCGCCTCATCCTCAAGGCAAAGAGTGTGGACTGCTGGGGCACCAAAGCCCCCAACATCCTTGTCGTGGCTCCGCCCCGCATCGGCGACGGCTTCCACGACGCCGTCATGGGCGAGGGCTGCGTGGAGAAGTCGAAGGGCGTGGCAGAGCAGTTCCGCATCGTCGCCGAGCGGCAGGGCGTCTACTTCCTCGATGCTGCCGACTGCGCGTTCAATCAGGTGGATTTCATGCACCTGACCCGTCACGGTCACGCACAGCTGGCCGAAAAGCTGGCGGCGCTTGTCCCGACGCTGGTGTAACGGTAGGAGAAAAAAGGCCGGAGTCCCGAGAGATCCTTGGGGATTCGGCCTTTTTTGCGTCATATTTTCCTCATGTCCGCGCATAAAGTGTACCCAGAAACGGGAAGAGAGGGGAGAGCGTTTTGGCAAATCAGGAACGAATCGAGCAGGCGGCAGTCTGCCGCGAGATAGGGGCACGCACCGGCGGAGACATCCTCATCGGCGTGGTGGGGCCGGTGCGCACGGGCAAGAGCACCCTCATCAAGCAGTTTATGGAGAAGCTGGTGCTGCCCGCCATCGGGTCGGAGGACGCAAAGCTCCGTGCCCGCGACGAGCTGCCTCAGTCGGCGGCGGGGCGCACCATCATGACCACCGAGCCGAAGTTCATCCCGGAGTCGGCGGTGCCGCTGGCGCTGGAGGGCGGGGGAGAGTGCAGCATCCGGCTCATCGACTGTGTGGGTTACATGGTGGAGGGGGCGATGGGCCACGAGGAGAATGACAAGCCCCGGATGGTCAAAAGTCCGTGGTTCGACGAGGAGATCCCATTCGACCTCGCCGCCGAGACCGGCACCCGGAAGGTCATCCGGGACCACTCCACCATCGGCATCGTCGTCACCACAGACGGCACCATCAGCGAGATACCGCGGGAAAACTACGTCTCGGCGGAAAAACGGGTCATCGACGAGCTGGAAGCGCTGGGCAAGCCCTTCGTCATCCTGCTCAACAGCACCCATCCCGATGCCCCCGGGACAAAGGCGCTGGCGGCGGAGATGGAAGCGAGCTATGGCCGGACGGTGCTGCCTGTGAGCTGCCTCGACCTCGACGAAGAGCAGTTGGGGGAAATCCTGCGCCGGGTGCTTTACGAGTTCCCGGTGCGGGAGCTGGATTTTGCCCTGCCGCGCTGGGTGACGATGCTGGACAAAGGCCATTGGCTCCAGACTGAGGTGTACACAGCGGCCATGCAGCTCTCCGGGCAGATCGCGCGGATGAAGGACATCTCGGATTCTGGCCAGGCGGTGCTGGACTGCGAGGCGGTGGAGAACGCCGCCCTCAGCGGGATGGACCTTGCCGACGGCATCGTGCGCATCACGGTGCTGCTCAAGCCGGAGGTGTTCTACAGGGTGCTCAGCGAGCAGACGGGGCTTGAGATCGGCGACGAGGCCGGGCTGATGCCCTGCATCATCGAGCTGGCGAAAGCGAAGCGTGCCTATGAGAAGATACGCAGCGCGATGGAGCAGGTGGAGGCCACCGGCTATGGCATCGTGATGCCCTCCATCGATGAGCTGTCGCTGGAGCAGCCCGAGATCGTCCGGCAGGGCGGGCGGTATGGCGTCCGCCTTGAAGCCAGCGCACCGTCCATCCACATGATGAAGGCGGTCATCCACACCGAGCTAAGCCCCATCGTGGGCACCGAGAAGCAGAGCGAAGACCTCGTGCAGAGCCTCTTGCAGGATTTCGAGGACGACCCCGTCCGCCTGTGGGAGTCGAACATCTTCGGGAAAAGCCTCCACGAGCTGGTCAACGACGGCTTGCAGAACAAGCTGCTCCATATGCCGCAGGAGGCTCGAAGCCGCCTGCAGGAGACGCTGGAGCGGGTCATCAACGAGGGCTGCACTGGGCTTATCTGCATCCTGCTGTAACAAAAATGGCCGCTGCACGTTGGTTTCGTGCAGCGGCCATTTCGGTCATTTCTCTTCTTCGGTGAGCTTCGTGATGAGCATCTGATAGATCTCGTTGCCCTTGAGGATGAACTGCTTTTTCACCAGCTCGGCGCTCAGCCGATCGGGCGTGCCGATGTCCAGACAGAACAGCTCGCTGTCCAGCGCCTTCACCTGACAGCGCACCGAACAGTGGCCGTCGGCTTTTTCGCGGATGCGGGCGCTGTACTCGGCCTCCTTGCGCGTCCACGTCTGGCTGCGCAGCACAGCGGCCACCGCCTTTTCCCGCACGCTGCGGGGCAGGTCGTAGGCCAGCTCCTGCGCCACCTTCCGGCCCTTGTCGGTGATGGTATACCGGTCGCCATCCACCACCACGAGCTGCTGCTTGGCGATGTCGTCCAAGCAGGAGCCGATCTCAAAATAATTCACCAGAGCCTCTTCCATCAGGGCGTTTTCGATCTCCGCCCGGGTGATCGGCCCGGCATTCTTGACAAGATAACACAGCAGCAGTCGGATCTCGGTGCTGTTGGTCAGCCCACCGGGACGAACACCGGCGGTAAAAGCATCGTTGGCAGCCATTGTTATTCCCATCTCCCGTGTTCTATAGTATATCTATAGTATAAAGGGTTTCAGGCCGGATTGCAAGCCATGTCCGCAAAATCGGTCTCGATGCGCTTGCGGCTCTCGGGGGTGGAGTAGAGCCAGTGGTCGAGATGCCCTTCGGTGATGAAGTACCGCAGCTCGAAGCGGTGGCTCTGGCTGAGGGCATGATTGACGATGACCAGCTTGATCTTCATCTTCTCGGGCAGGATGTTTTTGATGTAGACGCTCACGGCCTGCCCGGGATGCAGGTCGGGGCAGCTCTCGGCGAGGCCCGCGAGGTTGGGCGCGATCTCGACGAAGGTGCCGTATTCCTCCACGCTTCGCACGATGCCCACCACCGTCTCGCCCACCGTAAAGGCGGCGGCGTTTTCGGCCCATGTGCCCAGAAGCTCCCGGATGGTCAGCACGAACCGCCCCTGCGCGTCCCGGCTCTTGATGGCGC is a genomic window containing:
- a CDS encoding N-acetylmannosamine-6-phosphate 2-epimerase translates to MEKEKLFEQIKGGLIVSCQALETEPLYTKEGGVMPLMAKAAAMSGAVGIRANTVRDITQIKQVVDLPVIGIIKKDYPGTPMYITVTMKEVDELAACGVDILAVQGTGALRPDGSTSAQFIRAIKEKYPDQLVMADCDNFENAMLCAEAGADFVGTTMRGYTPETKGINDIDFDFVHKLAAECPAKIIAEGHIHYPEQAVKALEAGAFALVVGGAITRPAEITARFTGAINAMQK
- a CDS encoding ROK family protein, with translation MKQYLAIDIGGTSVKLGIVDEEGRVLAKAEQSVCFDYYETPILTTVLSASEQFLKEQDVRPQSLAGIGVSATGQIDTHTGTVVGTCGSLPNYIGSPIKAELEAKFGLPVTVANDANCMTLGEVWVGGAKGYTDVIGVTLGTGVGGGILTGGRLLEGARGLGGELGHYRTHALDGVLCTCGASGCWERYAATTALVRAAQPRNHKWRDGRAIFESAHAGDPIILALLEDWTDEIVQGLAGLVHIFNPQLILIGGGVSAQQELLIEPIARKVRASIMPAFAEGLEIRAAQLHNDAGMVGAVYYFRQSRGEN
- a CDS encoding GDSL-type esterase/lipase family protein; the protein is MKKHILCLGDSNTHGYCADPADCADHGIRFNEDERWTCRLQTALGSEYLVTEEGLSGRTTVFVDPIHESMDALSVAYALLKSHEVIDLLIIMLGTNDVKERFNANAACIGAGMERLILKAKSVDCWGTKAPNILVVAPPRIGDGFHDAVMGEGCVEKSKGVAEQFRIVAERQGVYFLDAADCAFNQVDFMHLTRHGHAQLAEKLAALVPTLV
- the spoIVA gene encoding stage IV sporulation protein A, with amino-acid sequence MANQERIEQAAVCREIGARTGGDILIGVVGPVRTGKSTLIKQFMEKLVLPAIGSEDAKLRARDELPQSAAGRTIMTTEPKFIPESAVPLALEGGGECSIRLIDCVGYMVEGAMGHEENDKPRMVKSPWFDEEIPFDLAAETGTRKVIRDHSTIGIVVTTDGTISEIPRENYVSAEKRVIDELEALGKPFVILLNSTHPDAPGTKALAAEMEASYGRTVLPVSCLDLDEEQLGEILRRVLYEFPVRELDFALPRWVTMLDKGHWLQTEVYTAAMQLSGQIARMKDISDSGQAVLDCEAVENAALSGMDLADGIVRITVLLKPEVFYRVLSEQTGLEIGDEAGLMPCIIELAKAKRAYEKIRSAMEQVEATGYGIVMPSIDELSLEQPEIVRQGGRYGVRLEASAPSIHMMKAVIHTELSPIVGTEKQSEDLVQSLLQDFEDDPVRLWESNIFGKSLHELVNDGLQNKLLHMPQEARSRLQETLERVINEGCTGLICILL
- a CDS encoding DUF4364 family protein gives rise to the protein MAANDAFTAGVRPGGLTNSTEIRLLLCYLVKNAGPITRAEIENALMEEALVNYFEIGSCLDDIAKQQLVVVDGDRYTITDKGRKVAQELAYDLPRSVREKAVAAVLRSQTWTRKEAEYSARIREKADGHCSVRCQVKALDSELFCLDIGTPDRLSAELVKKQFILKGNEIYQMLITKLTEEEK